The following are from one region of the Etheostoma spectabile isolate EspeVRDwgs_2016 chromosome 17, UIUC_Espe_1.0, whole genome shotgun sequence genome:
- the LOC116705458 gene encoding uncharacterized protein LOC116705458, with protein sequence MKNGKAARPDDIPAEALKADLDASVEMLGITLLSVPGKVFNRVLLERMKETQASRLTQSWEPSSSTPVSEQLQHEDSADAAVADVTSLTNLLNLLAMLALIPDPPVVHSAVPLMHFPEKQFLSQDLDNEDARVQHEMKHDKNPKRLQPGPETELSPFTLCAIDRYTRQEFGLALKNKFEVLQELLEEEDDNVVNRWQKVKETLRSACQEVVGPKKHQHKEWITAETLTKIEDRKMKKAVVNNSRTRPTKAKAQEDYAEAHRVVKRNIKKDKKDYIDGLAAEAEQAAYSGNMKQLYDITKRLSGKFSKPERPVKDKQGNTINSQDQQMTRWAEHFEDLLNRPAPPNPPDIATASMDLPINCEKPTRAEIRKAITLMKNGKAARPDDIPAEALKADLDASVEMLYPLFERIWEEEDVPADWKEGYLIKIPKKGDLSDCNNYRGITLLSVPGKVFNRVLLERMKETVDSQLRDEQTGFRQNRSCTDQIATLRIIVEQSLEWKSSLYINFIDHLPQKNSPDPMARHHQ encoded by the exons ATGAAGAACGGGAAGGCGGCTAGACCCGACGATATACCAGCAGAGGCCCTAAAGGCAGACCTGGATGCATCAGTGGAGATGCT GGGCATCACACTCCTATCGGTGCCAGGAAAGGTCTTCAACCGAGTCCTTTTGGAGAGGATGAAGGAAACC CAAGCAAGCCGCCTCACGCAGTCTTGGGAGCCTTCTAGCTCTACGCCCGTCTCTGAGCAGCTTCAGCACGAGGACTCGGCTGACGCG GCAGTGGCAGATGTCACTTCATTGACCAACTTACTGAATCTCCTGGCAATGCTGGCACTGATCCCCGACCCACCCGTGGTCCACAGCGCCGTCCCGTTGATGCACTTCcctgaaaaacagtttttatcaCAAGACTTGGACAACGAGGACGCCCGTGTGCAGCACGAGATGAAGCATGACAAAAACCCCAAG aggCTGCAGCCGGGACCAGAAACAGAGCTGTCACCTTTCACTCTGTGTG CAATAGATAGATATACTAGACAAGAGTTTGGCCTGGCACTGAAAAACAAGTTTGAAGTGCTTCAGGAACTACTTGAAGAGGAGGATGATAATGTAGTCAACAGATGGCAGAAAGTGAAAGAGACACTTAGGTCAGCGTGCCAAGAAGTAGTGGGACCAAAGAAACACCAGCACAAAGAGTGGATTACAGCAGAGACCTTGACCAAGATAGAAgacaggaagatgaagaaggcAGTTGTTAACAACAGTAGAACAAGACCAACGAAGGCCAAGGCTCAAGAGGACTACGCAGAAGCCCATAGAGTAGTGAAGAGAAACatcaagaaagacaaaaaagattATATAGATGGACTGGCAGCAGAAGCGGAGCAGGCAGCATACAGTGGCAATATGAAACAGCTGTATGATATCACCAAACGACTCTCCGGGAAGTTCAGCAAGCCAGAAAGGCCAGTCAAAGACAAGCAGGGGAACACCATCAATAGTCAAGACCAGCAGATGACCAGATGGGCAGAGCATTTTGAAGACCTCCTGAACAGGCCAGCACCCCCAAACCCCCCAGACATAGCAACAGCCAGCATGGATCTCCCGATTAACTGTGAAAAGCCGACCAGAGCAGAGATCAGGAAGGCTATCACCCTGATGAAGAACGGGAAGGCGGCTAGACCCGACGATATACCAGCAGAGGCCCTAAAGGCAGACCTGGATGCATCAGTGGAGATGCTGTACCCACTCTTTGAGAGGATCTGGGAGGAAGAGGATGTACCGGCAGACTGGAAAGAAGGATACCTTATCAAGATCCCAAAGAAAGGGGACCTCAGTGACTGTAACAATTACAGGGGCATCACACTCCTATCGGTGCCAGGAAAGGTCTTCAACCGAGTCCTTTTGGAGAGGATGAAGGAAACCGTAGATTCGCAATTGCGAGACGAACAGACAGGATTCCGGCAAAATAGATCCTGCACTGACCAAATCGCTACTCTACGCATCATAGTTGAACAGTCCTTGGAGTGGAAGTCATCATTGTACATCAACTTCATCGACCACCTGCCTCAGAAGAATTCTCCAGATCCGATGGCCCGACACCATCAGTAA